A genomic region of Miscanthus floridulus cultivar M001 chromosome 3, ASM1932011v1, whole genome shotgun sequence contains the following coding sequences:
- the LOC136542687 gene encoding gamma carbonic anhydrase 2, mitochondrial-like, protein MGTLGRAIFTVGKWIRGTGQAMDRLGSTIQGGLRVEEQVSRHRTIMNIFEKEPRIHRDVFVAPSAAVIGDVEIGHGSSIWYGSILRGDVNSIHIGSGTNIQDNSLVHVAKTNFSGKVLPTIIGSNVTVGHSAVLHACTIEDEAFVGMGATLLDGVVIEKHSMVGAGSLVKQNTRIPSGEVWVGNPAKFLRKLTEEEIVFIAQSATNYINLAQVHAAENAKSFDEIELEKMLRKKYAHKDEEYDSMLGVVREIPPELILPDNILPHNARKAVAR, encoded by the exons ATGGGTACCCTGGGGCGCGCGATCTTCACGGTGGGCAAGTGGATCCGGGGCACGGGGCAGGCCATGGACCGCCTCGGATCCACCATCCAGGGCGGGCTCCGCGTCGAGGAGCAGG TTTCAAGGCATCGTACAATCATGAACATTTTTGAGAAAGAGccaaggatccatagagatgtgTTTGTTGCTCCCAGTGCAGCAGTCATTGGTGATGTTGAGATTGGGCATGGATCATCAATCTGGTATGGATCCATATTGAGAG GTGATGTCAACAGCATTCATATCGGATCTGGTACTAATATACAAGATAATTCCCTTGTACATGTTGCAAAAACTAACTTTAGCGGGAAGGTCCTCCCAACGATAATTGGAAGCAACGTTACAGTGG GCCATAGTGCTGTATTACATGCATGCACCATTGAGGATGAAGCTTTCGTTGGTATGGGTGCCACTCTGCTTGATGGAGTGGTGATTGAAAAGCACAGCATGGTTGGCGCAGGATCTCTTGTTAAGCAGAATACAAGGATTCCTTCTGGAGAG GTTTGGGTTGGTAATCCTGCCAAGTTCCTAAGGAAGCTTACAGAAGAGGAGATTGTGTTCATCGCCCAATCAGCAACCAACTATATAAACTTAGCCCAGGTCCATGCAGCCGAGAATGCCAAGAGCTTCGACGAGATTGAGCTTGAGAAGATGCTGAGGAAGAAGTACGCGCACAAAGATGAGGAGTACGACTCGATGCTTGGGGTGGTGCGCGAGATTCCACCGGAGCTCATCCTTCCTGACAACATCCTCCCACACAATGCTCGGAAGGCCGTTGCCCGCTGA